A window of the Drosophila simulans strain w501 chromosome 2L, Prin_Dsim_3.1, whole genome shotgun sequence genome harbors these coding sequences:
- the LOC6730468 gene encoding zinc finger protein ush isoform X2 gives MLSSNTRGDCSDTAEEMTVDSRDSKDLSTQDIGEQKQQQMEDQLEDQLNDSREPQNNNNNIDDDDDEDAEFEEPEKANSQQDQDLGETEMEQDHDLQQEEQQELPANSPSTPPRSPSSPQLIPKLEQPATPPSEPEASPCPSPSPCPTPKYPKVRLNALLASDPALKPDAKELTLPDSRLLAPPPLVKSDTQAQPEVAEPLLKPARFMCLPCGIAFSSPSTLEAHQAYYCSHRIKDTDEAGSDKSGAGGSGATAGDAAGLTGGSAEPPAKMARTGKQYGCTQCSYSADKKVSLNRHMRMHQTSPAAPTLAGLPSLLQNGIAPPGVTPNPMEDSSSQQTDRYCSHCDIRFNNIKTYRAHKQHYCSSRRPEGQLTPKPDASPGAGSGPGSAAGSIGVSAQAAAPGKLSPQARNKTPTPAMVAVAAAAAAAAASLQATPHSHPPFLALPTHPIIIVPCSLIRAASFIPGPLPTPNSGIVNPETTCFTVDNGTIKPLATALVGASLEPERPSAPSSAAEATEAKSSPPEPKRKEAGLTRESAPLDLSLRRSPITLNSLSLRQRQLRNALLDVEEVLLAGAGTGKENVETPRGGGSVTPEQIVCAPSLPSSPSMSPSPKRRAISPRSSGAGSASSMSPPGLNVAVPHLLDMRSMLPADFGLSESLLAKTNPELALKLAAAAAAAAVAGSSGAAAFPPSSLPAQTSSGNPGSGGSAGGAQQPQIYVKKGVSKCMECNIVFCKYENYLAHKQHYCSARSQEGASEVDVKSAVSPSIAGAAGLGAAGAEAASSVETTPVAYQQLICAACGIKYTSLDNLRAHQNYYCPKGGAAAAPAATPTDPGQLALPKEKCGKCKTLHEIGLPCPPPIANPLAAPTASAQPASNSLNKCPVCGVVSPTAALAKKHMEMHGTVKAYRCSICQYKGNTLRGMRTHIRTHFDKKTSDVNEELYMTCIFEEDVSALSQELVPPTGTSTTTGHDSMDHPSQMFNCDYCNYVSTYKGNVLRHMKLMHPHVAINSPSISPDTRDQDVTSNPTTNQHSNSDGSNGEAASFHIKSEPLDPPPTVNLVHENNNSPIATPHIKAEPIEVGADAAPGGLVPPMTSPLGNSSSVAAAAAAAAEVMKKYCSTCDISFNYVKTYLAHKQFYCKNKPIRPEASDSPSPNHLGGGVAVGLGIGGLVGGHGQQKNKENLQEAAI, from the exons ATGCTTAGCAGCAATACAAGAG GTGATTGTTCCGATACCGCAGAAGAGATGACCGTCGACAGCAGAG ATTCCAAAGATCTGAGCACTCAGGATATAGGcgagcagaagcagcagcaaatggagGACCAGCTGGAGGATCAGTTGAACGATTCCAGAGAACcccaaaacaacaataacaatatcgatgacgacgatgatgaagaCGCTGAGTTCGAGGAGCCAGAAAAGGCCAATTCCCAACAGGATCAGGATTTGGGAGAGACAGAGATGGAGCAGGACCATGATCTTCAGCAGGAGGAACAGCAGGAACTGCCTGCAAACAGCCCAAGCACTCCGCCCAGGAGTCCCAGCTCTCCCCAGCTGATTCCCAAGCTGGAACAGCCCGCCACGCCGCCCTCGGAGCCAGAAGCCTCTCCGTGCCCCTCACCCTCGCCATGTCCCACGCCCAAGTACCCCAAAGTGCGTTTGAATGCGCTCCTGGCCTCAGATCCTGCCCTTAAGCCAGATGCCAAGGAGCTGACCCTGCCCGACTCTCGTCTCCTGGCTCCTCCGCCACTCGTCAAGTCGGACACGCAAGCGCAACCGGAGGTAGCAGAGCCTCTGCTGAAACCAGCCAGATTTATGTGCCTGCCCTGTGGGATTGCATTCAGTTCGCCCTCCACTCTGGAGGCCCATCAAGCCTACTATTGCTCTCATAGAATTAAGGACACGGACGAGGCTGGCAGTGATAAGTCAGGGGCAGGAGGATCGGGAGCCACAGCTGGCGATGCAGCAGGGTTGACCGGGGGCTCCGCCGAGCCACCAGCCAAAATGGCCAGGACAGGAAAGCAATATGGCTGCACCCAGTGCTCCTACAGCGCCGATAAGAAGGTATCCCTAAATCGCCACATGCGCATGCACCAGACTTCGCCAGCAGCTCCCACACTGGCCGGCTTGCCAAGTCTGCTCCAGAACGGAATAGCGCCGCCGGGAGTTACGCCCAATCCGATGGAGGATAGCTCTAGTCAA CAAACCGATCGCTACTGCAGCCACTGTGATATCCGATTCAACAACATCAAAACTTATCGAGCGCACAAACAACACTACTGCAGTTCGCGGCGACCAGAGGGCCAGCTCACGCCCAAGCCAGACGCCTCTCCGGGAGCAGGTTCCGGGCCGGGTTCCGCAGCCGGATCCATAGGAGTATCTGCCCAGGCGGCTGCGCCCGGCAAGCTGAGTCCGCAGGCCAGGAACAAGACTCCGACTCCCGCAATGGTGGCCgtcgcagctgctgcagcggctgccgctgcctccCTTCAGGCCACGCCGCATTCGCATCCACCTTTCCTGGCACTGCCCACCCACCCGATTATAATTGTGCCCTGCTCACTGATCCGTGCAGCTAGCTTTATTCCAGGCCCACT ACCCACGCCGAACTCGGGAATCGTGAATCCAGAAACCACCTGTTTTACCGTGGACAACGGAACGATTAAACCACTGGCCACTGCCCTAGTTGGTGCCTCCTTAGAACCCGAACGCCCTTCGGCTCCATCATCTGCTGCTGAGGCCACAGAAGCCAAGAGCAGTCCTCCGGAGCCCAAGCGAAAAGAGGCAGGGTTAACTAG AGAATCTGCGCCTCTCGATCTCTCGCTGCGTCGATCGCCAATCACCCTGAATTCGCTTAGCTTGCGGCAGCGCCAACTGAGGAATGCTCTCTTAGATGTGGAGGAAGTACTCCTTGCCGGCGCAGGAACGGGCAAGGAGAACGTTGAGACTCCGAGAGGAGGTGGAAGTGTGACTCCCGAGCAGATCGTTTGCGCTCCATCCCTGCCGAGCAGTCCTTCGATGAGTCCCTCGCCCAAAAGACGAGCCATCAGTCCACGCAGTTCCGGGGCCGGTAGTGCCTCCTCCATGTCACCACCTGGTCTCAATGTGGCTGTTCCCCATCTGCTCGACATGCGCTCCATGCTACCTGCGGACTTTGGACTCTCCGAGtcgctgttggccaaaaccaacCCGGAACTGGCTCTGAAactggcggcggcagcggccgCAGCTGCTGTGGCGGGCAGTAGTGGAGCAGCAGCCTTTCCGCCCTCTTCTCTTCCTGCCCAAACTAGTAGTGGGAATCCTGGCAGTGGAGGATCGGCAGGTGGTGCCCAGCAACCTCAGATCTATGTGAAAAAGGGCGTGTCCAAGTGCATGGAGTGCAATATTGTGTTCTGCAAGTATGAGAACTACTTGGCACACAAGCAGCATTATTGCTCGGCAAGAAGCCAAGAGGGTGCAAGTGAAGTGGATGTCAAGTCGGCCGTTTCACCATCCAtcgctggagcagcaggactAGGAGCCGCAGGGGCAGAAGCTGCTTCTTCTGTGGAAACCACACCGGTGGCATATCAACAGTTGATCTGCGCCGCCTGCGGAATCAAGTACACTTCCCTGGACAACCTGCGAGCCCATCAGAACTACTATTGCCCCAagggaggagcagctgctgcccccgCCGCGACCCCCACGGATCCCGGTCAGCTGGCCTTGCCAAAGGAGAAGTGCGGAAAGTGCAAGACATTGCATGAAATTGGTCTGCCTTGTCCACCACCCATTGCGAATCCTCTCGCAGCGCCGACAGCCAGTGCGCAACCCGCCTCCAATAGTCTGAACAAGTGTCCTGTTTGCGGGGTAGTGAGTCCCACAGCAGCACTGGCCAAGAAACACATGGAGATGCACGGAACAGTAAAGGCCTACCGCTGCAGCATCTGCCAGTACAAGGGAAACACTCTTCGCGGCATGCGCACCCACATTCGAACCCATTTCGACAAGAAGACCAGCGACGTGAACGAGGAGCTATACATGACCTGCATCTTTGAAGAGGATGTTAGCGCGCTGAGTCAGGAGCTGGTTCCTCCAACAGGGACATCTACCACAACTGGACACGATTCCATGGATCATCCCTCGCAGATGTTCAACTGTGATTACTGCAACTATGTCTCCACCTACAAGGGCAATGTG CTGCGCCACATGAAGCTGATGCATCCCCATGTGGCCATCAACTCTCCCTCCATTTCCCCCGACACCAGAGATCAAGATGTGACTTCCAACCCCACTACCAACCAACACTCGAATTCCGATGGATCCAACGGTGAAGCAGCCAG CTTCCACATTAAATCGGAGCCTCTGGATCCACCGCCGACTGTGAATCTGGTGCACGAGAACAACAACTCGCCAATCGCCACGCCACATATTAAGGCTGAGCCAATCGAAGTCGGAGCGGATGCTGCGCCCGGCGGGCTGGTTCCGCCGATGACTTCTCCGCTgggaaacagcagcagcgtggctgccgcagcagctgccgccgccgaggTGATGAAGAAGTACTGCTCAACCTGTGACATATCCTTCAATTACGTGAAGACCTACCTGGCCCACAAGCAGTTCTACTGCAAAAACAAGCCCATTCGCCCCGAGGCCAGCGACAGCCCCAGTCCGAATCATCTGGGCGGAGGCGTTGCCGTGGGCCTGGGCATTGGCGGCCTGGTCGGCGGACACGGCCAGCAGAAGAACAAGGAAAACCTGCAGGAGGCGGCCATTTGA
- the LOC6730468 gene encoding zinc finger protein ush isoform X1 produces the protein MSRRKQSNPKPLNKGDCSDTAEEMTVDSRDSKDLSTQDIGEQKQQQMEDQLEDQLNDSREPQNNNNNIDDDDDEDAEFEEPEKANSQQDQDLGETEMEQDHDLQQEEQQELPANSPSTPPRSPSSPQLIPKLEQPATPPSEPEASPCPSPSPCPTPKYPKVRLNALLASDPALKPDAKELTLPDSRLLAPPPLVKSDTQAQPEVAEPLLKPARFMCLPCGIAFSSPSTLEAHQAYYCSHRIKDTDEAGSDKSGAGGSGATAGDAAGLTGGSAEPPAKMARTGKQYGCTQCSYSADKKVSLNRHMRMHQTSPAAPTLAGLPSLLQNGIAPPGVTPNPMEDSSSQQTDRYCSHCDIRFNNIKTYRAHKQHYCSSRRPEGQLTPKPDASPGAGSGPGSAAGSIGVSAQAAAPGKLSPQARNKTPTPAMVAVAAAAAAAAASLQATPHSHPPFLALPTHPIIIVPCSLIRAASFIPGPLPTPNSGIVNPETTCFTVDNGTIKPLATALVGASLEPERPSAPSSAAEATEAKSSPPEPKRKEAGLTRESAPLDLSLRRSPITLNSLSLRQRQLRNALLDVEEVLLAGAGTGKENVETPRGGGSVTPEQIVCAPSLPSSPSMSPSPKRRAISPRSSGAGSASSMSPPGLNVAVPHLLDMRSMLPADFGLSESLLAKTNPELALKLAAAAAAAAVAGSSGAAAFPPSSLPAQTSSGNPGSGGSAGGAQQPQIYVKKGVSKCMECNIVFCKYENYLAHKQHYCSARSQEGASEVDVKSAVSPSIAGAAGLGAAGAEAASSVETTPVAYQQLICAACGIKYTSLDNLRAHQNYYCPKGGAAAAPAATPTDPGQLALPKEKCGKCKTLHEIGLPCPPPIANPLAAPTASAQPASNSLNKCPVCGVVSPTAALAKKHMEMHGTVKAYRCSICQYKGNTLRGMRTHIRTHFDKKTSDVNEELYMTCIFEEDVSALSQELVPPTGTSTTTGHDSMDHPSQMFNCDYCNYVSTYKGNVLRHMKLMHPHVAINSPSISPDTRDQDVTSNPTTNQHSNSDGSNGEAASFHIKSEPLDPPPTVNLVHENNNSPIATPHIKAEPIEVGADAAPGGLVPPMTSPLGNSSSVAAAAAAAAEVMKKYCSTCDISFNYVKTYLAHKQFYCKNKPIRPEASDSPSPNHLGGGVAVGLGIGGLVGGHGQQKNKENLQEAAI, from the exons GTGATTGTTCCGATACCGCAGAAGAGATGACCGTCGACAGCAGAG ATTCCAAAGATCTGAGCACTCAGGATATAGGcgagcagaagcagcagcaaatggagGACCAGCTGGAGGATCAGTTGAACGATTCCAGAGAACcccaaaacaacaataacaatatcgatgacgacgatgatgaagaCGCTGAGTTCGAGGAGCCAGAAAAGGCCAATTCCCAACAGGATCAGGATTTGGGAGAGACAGAGATGGAGCAGGACCATGATCTTCAGCAGGAGGAACAGCAGGAACTGCCTGCAAACAGCCCAAGCACTCCGCCCAGGAGTCCCAGCTCTCCCCAGCTGATTCCCAAGCTGGAACAGCCCGCCACGCCGCCCTCGGAGCCAGAAGCCTCTCCGTGCCCCTCACCCTCGCCATGTCCCACGCCCAAGTACCCCAAAGTGCGTTTGAATGCGCTCCTGGCCTCAGATCCTGCCCTTAAGCCAGATGCCAAGGAGCTGACCCTGCCCGACTCTCGTCTCCTGGCTCCTCCGCCACTCGTCAAGTCGGACACGCAAGCGCAACCGGAGGTAGCAGAGCCTCTGCTGAAACCAGCCAGATTTATGTGCCTGCCCTGTGGGATTGCATTCAGTTCGCCCTCCACTCTGGAGGCCCATCAAGCCTACTATTGCTCTCATAGAATTAAGGACACGGACGAGGCTGGCAGTGATAAGTCAGGGGCAGGAGGATCGGGAGCCACAGCTGGCGATGCAGCAGGGTTGACCGGGGGCTCCGCCGAGCCACCAGCCAAAATGGCCAGGACAGGAAAGCAATATGGCTGCACCCAGTGCTCCTACAGCGCCGATAAGAAGGTATCCCTAAATCGCCACATGCGCATGCACCAGACTTCGCCAGCAGCTCCCACACTGGCCGGCTTGCCAAGTCTGCTCCAGAACGGAATAGCGCCGCCGGGAGTTACGCCCAATCCGATGGAGGATAGCTCTAGTCAA CAAACCGATCGCTACTGCAGCCACTGTGATATCCGATTCAACAACATCAAAACTTATCGAGCGCACAAACAACACTACTGCAGTTCGCGGCGACCAGAGGGCCAGCTCACGCCCAAGCCAGACGCCTCTCCGGGAGCAGGTTCCGGGCCGGGTTCCGCAGCCGGATCCATAGGAGTATCTGCCCAGGCGGCTGCGCCCGGCAAGCTGAGTCCGCAGGCCAGGAACAAGACTCCGACTCCCGCAATGGTGGCCgtcgcagctgctgcagcggctgccgctgcctccCTTCAGGCCACGCCGCATTCGCATCCACCTTTCCTGGCACTGCCCACCCACCCGATTATAATTGTGCCCTGCTCACTGATCCGTGCAGCTAGCTTTATTCCAGGCCCACT ACCCACGCCGAACTCGGGAATCGTGAATCCAGAAACCACCTGTTTTACCGTGGACAACGGAACGATTAAACCACTGGCCACTGCCCTAGTTGGTGCCTCCTTAGAACCCGAACGCCCTTCGGCTCCATCATCTGCTGCTGAGGCCACAGAAGCCAAGAGCAGTCCTCCGGAGCCCAAGCGAAAAGAGGCAGGGTTAACTAG AGAATCTGCGCCTCTCGATCTCTCGCTGCGTCGATCGCCAATCACCCTGAATTCGCTTAGCTTGCGGCAGCGCCAACTGAGGAATGCTCTCTTAGATGTGGAGGAAGTACTCCTTGCCGGCGCAGGAACGGGCAAGGAGAACGTTGAGACTCCGAGAGGAGGTGGAAGTGTGACTCCCGAGCAGATCGTTTGCGCTCCATCCCTGCCGAGCAGTCCTTCGATGAGTCCCTCGCCCAAAAGACGAGCCATCAGTCCACGCAGTTCCGGGGCCGGTAGTGCCTCCTCCATGTCACCACCTGGTCTCAATGTGGCTGTTCCCCATCTGCTCGACATGCGCTCCATGCTACCTGCGGACTTTGGACTCTCCGAGtcgctgttggccaaaaccaacCCGGAACTGGCTCTGAAactggcggcggcagcggccgCAGCTGCTGTGGCGGGCAGTAGTGGAGCAGCAGCCTTTCCGCCCTCTTCTCTTCCTGCCCAAACTAGTAGTGGGAATCCTGGCAGTGGAGGATCGGCAGGTGGTGCCCAGCAACCTCAGATCTATGTGAAAAAGGGCGTGTCCAAGTGCATGGAGTGCAATATTGTGTTCTGCAAGTATGAGAACTACTTGGCACACAAGCAGCATTATTGCTCGGCAAGAAGCCAAGAGGGTGCAAGTGAAGTGGATGTCAAGTCGGCCGTTTCACCATCCAtcgctggagcagcaggactAGGAGCCGCAGGGGCAGAAGCTGCTTCTTCTGTGGAAACCACACCGGTGGCATATCAACAGTTGATCTGCGCCGCCTGCGGAATCAAGTACACTTCCCTGGACAACCTGCGAGCCCATCAGAACTACTATTGCCCCAagggaggagcagctgctgcccccgCCGCGACCCCCACGGATCCCGGTCAGCTGGCCTTGCCAAAGGAGAAGTGCGGAAAGTGCAAGACATTGCATGAAATTGGTCTGCCTTGTCCACCACCCATTGCGAATCCTCTCGCAGCGCCGACAGCCAGTGCGCAACCCGCCTCCAATAGTCTGAACAAGTGTCCTGTTTGCGGGGTAGTGAGTCCCACAGCAGCACTGGCCAAGAAACACATGGAGATGCACGGAACAGTAAAGGCCTACCGCTGCAGCATCTGCCAGTACAAGGGAAACACTCTTCGCGGCATGCGCACCCACATTCGAACCCATTTCGACAAGAAGACCAGCGACGTGAACGAGGAGCTATACATGACCTGCATCTTTGAAGAGGATGTTAGCGCGCTGAGTCAGGAGCTGGTTCCTCCAACAGGGACATCTACCACAACTGGACACGATTCCATGGATCATCCCTCGCAGATGTTCAACTGTGATTACTGCAACTATGTCTCCACCTACAAGGGCAATGTG CTGCGCCACATGAAGCTGATGCATCCCCATGTGGCCATCAACTCTCCCTCCATTTCCCCCGACACCAGAGATCAAGATGTGACTTCCAACCCCACTACCAACCAACACTCGAATTCCGATGGATCCAACGGTGAAGCAGCCAG CTTCCACATTAAATCGGAGCCTCTGGATCCACCGCCGACTGTGAATCTGGTGCACGAGAACAACAACTCGCCAATCGCCACGCCACATATTAAGGCTGAGCCAATCGAAGTCGGAGCGGATGCTGCGCCCGGCGGGCTGGTTCCGCCGATGACTTCTCCGCTgggaaacagcagcagcgtggctgccgcagcagctgccgccgccgaggTGATGAAGAAGTACTGCTCAACCTGTGACATATCCTTCAATTACGTGAAGACCTACCTGGCCCACAAGCAGTTCTACTGCAAAAACAAGCCCATTCGCCCCGAGGCCAGCGACAGCCCCAGTCCGAATCATCTGGGCGGAGGCGTTGCCGTGGGCCTGGGCATTGGCGGCCTGGTCGGCGGACACGGCCAGCAGAAGAACAAGGAAAACCTGCAGGAGGCGGCCATTTGA
- the LOC6730468 gene encoding zinc finger protein ush isoform X3 translates to MTVDSRDSKDLSTQDIGEQKQQQMEDQLEDQLNDSREPQNNNNNIDDDDDEDAEFEEPEKANSQQDQDLGETEMEQDHDLQQEEQQELPANSPSTPPRSPSSPQLIPKLEQPATPPSEPEASPCPSPSPCPTPKYPKVRLNALLASDPALKPDAKELTLPDSRLLAPPPLVKSDTQAQPEVAEPLLKPARFMCLPCGIAFSSPSTLEAHQAYYCSHRIKDTDEAGSDKSGAGGSGATAGDAAGLTGGSAEPPAKMARTGKQYGCTQCSYSADKKVSLNRHMRMHQTSPAAPTLAGLPSLLQNGIAPPGVTPNPMEDSSSQQTDRYCSHCDIRFNNIKTYRAHKQHYCSSRRPEGQLTPKPDASPGAGSGPGSAAGSIGVSAQAAAPGKLSPQARNKTPTPAMVAVAAAAAAAAASLQATPHSHPPFLALPTHPIIIVPCSLIRAASFIPGPLPTPNSGIVNPETTCFTVDNGTIKPLATALVGASLEPERPSAPSSAAEATEAKSSPPEPKRKEAGLTRESAPLDLSLRRSPITLNSLSLRQRQLRNALLDVEEVLLAGAGTGKENVETPRGGGSVTPEQIVCAPSLPSSPSMSPSPKRRAISPRSSGAGSASSMSPPGLNVAVPHLLDMRSMLPADFGLSESLLAKTNPELALKLAAAAAAAAVAGSSGAAAFPPSSLPAQTSSGNPGSGGSAGGAQQPQIYVKKGVSKCMECNIVFCKYENYLAHKQHYCSARSQEGASEVDVKSAVSPSIAGAAGLGAAGAEAASSVETTPVAYQQLICAACGIKYTSLDNLRAHQNYYCPKGGAAAAPAATPTDPGQLALPKEKCGKCKTLHEIGLPCPPPIANPLAAPTASAQPASNSLNKCPVCGVVSPTAALAKKHMEMHGTVKAYRCSICQYKGNTLRGMRTHIRTHFDKKTSDVNEELYMTCIFEEDVSALSQELVPPTGTSTTTGHDSMDHPSQMFNCDYCNYVSTYKGNVLRHMKLMHPHVAINSPSISPDTRDQDVTSNPTTNQHSNSDGSNGEAASFHIKSEPLDPPPTVNLVHENNNSPIATPHIKAEPIEVGADAAPGGLVPPMTSPLGNSSSVAAAAAAAAEVMKKYCSTCDISFNYVKTYLAHKQFYCKNKPIRPEASDSPSPNHLGGGVAVGLGIGGLVGGHGQQKNKENLQEAAI, encoded by the exons ATGACCGTCGACAGCAGAG ATTCCAAAGATCTGAGCACTCAGGATATAGGcgagcagaagcagcagcaaatggagGACCAGCTGGAGGATCAGTTGAACGATTCCAGAGAACcccaaaacaacaataacaatatcgatgacgacgatgatgaagaCGCTGAGTTCGAGGAGCCAGAAAAGGCCAATTCCCAACAGGATCAGGATTTGGGAGAGACAGAGATGGAGCAGGACCATGATCTTCAGCAGGAGGAACAGCAGGAACTGCCTGCAAACAGCCCAAGCACTCCGCCCAGGAGTCCCAGCTCTCCCCAGCTGATTCCCAAGCTGGAACAGCCCGCCACGCCGCCCTCGGAGCCAGAAGCCTCTCCGTGCCCCTCACCCTCGCCATGTCCCACGCCCAAGTACCCCAAAGTGCGTTTGAATGCGCTCCTGGCCTCAGATCCTGCCCTTAAGCCAGATGCCAAGGAGCTGACCCTGCCCGACTCTCGTCTCCTGGCTCCTCCGCCACTCGTCAAGTCGGACACGCAAGCGCAACCGGAGGTAGCAGAGCCTCTGCTGAAACCAGCCAGATTTATGTGCCTGCCCTGTGGGATTGCATTCAGTTCGCCCTCCACTCTGGAGGCCCATCAAGCCTACTATTGCTCTCATAGAATTAAGGACACGGACGAGGCTGGCAGTGATAAGTCAGGGGCAGGAGGATCGGGAGCCACAGCTGGCGATGCAGCAGGGTTGACCGGGGGCTCCGCCGAGCCACCAGCCAAAATGGCCAGGACAGGAAAGCAATATGGCTGCACCCAGTGCTCCTACAGCGCCGATAAGAAGGTATCCCTAAATCGCCACATGCGCATGCACCAGACTTCGCCAGCAGCTCCCACACTGGCCGGCTTGCCAAGTCTGCTCCAGAACGGAATAGCGCCGCCGGGAGTTACGCCCAATCCGATGGAGGATAGCTCTAGTCAA CAAACCGATCGCTACTGCAGCCACTGTGATATCCGATTCAACAACATCAAAACTTATCGAGCGCACAAACAACACTACTGCAGTTCGCGGCGACCAGAGGGCCAGCTCACGCCCAAGCCAGACGCCTCTCCGGGAGCAGGTTCCGGGCCGGGTTCCGCAGCCGGATCCATAGGAGTATCTGCCCAGGCGGCTGCGCCCGGCAAGCTGAGTCCGCAGGCCAGGAACAAGACTCCGACTCCCGCAATGGTGGCCgtcgcagctgctgcagcggctgccgctgcctccCTTCAGGCCACGCCGCATTCGCATCCACCTTTCCTGGCACTGCCCACCCACCCGATTATAATTGTGCCCTGCTCACTGATCCGTGCAGCTAGCTTTATTCCAGGCCCACT ACCCACGCCGAACTCGGGAATCGTGAATCCAGAAACCACCTGTTTTACCGTGGACAACGGAACGATTAAACCACTGGCCACTGCCCTAGTTGGTGCCTCCTTAGAACCCGAACGCCCTTCGGCTCCATCATCTGCTGCTGAGGCCACAGAAGCCAAGAGCAGTCCTCCGGAGCCCAAGCGAAAAGAGGCAGGGTTAACTAG AGAATCTGCGCCTCTCGATCTCTCGCTGCGTCGATCGCCAATCACCCTGAATTCGCTTAGCTTGCGGCAGCGCCAACTGAGGAATGCTCTCTTAGATGTGGAGGAAGTACTCCTTGCCGGCGCAGGAACGGGCAAGGAGAACGTTGAGACTCCGAGAGGAGGTGGAAGTGTGACTCCCGAGCAGATCGTTTGCGCTCCATCCCTGCCGAGCAGTCCTTCGATGAGTCCCTCGCCCAAAAGACGAGCCATCAGTCCACGCAGTTCCGGGGCCGGTAGTGCCTCCTCCATGTCACCACCTGGTCTCAATGTGGCTGTTCCCCATCTGCTCGACATGCGCTCCATGCTACCTGCGGACTTTGGACTCTCCGAGtcgctgttggccaaaaccaacCCGGAACTGGCTCTGAAactggcggcggcagcggccgCAGCTGCTGTGGCGGGCAGTAGTGGAGCAGCAGCCTTTCCGCCCTCTTCTCTTCCTGCCCAAACTAGTAGTGGGAATCCTGGCAGTGGAGGATCGGCAGGTGGTGCCCAGCAACCTCAGATCTATGTGAAAAAGGGCGTGTCCAAGTGCATGGAGTGCAATATTGTGTTCTGCAAGTATGAGAACTACTTGGCACACAAGCAGCATTATTGCTCGGCAAGAAGCCAAGAGGGTGCAAGTGAAGTGGATGTCAAGTCGGCCGTTTCACCATCCAtcgctggagcagcaggactAGGAGCCGCAGGGGCAGAAGCTGCTTCTTCTGTGGAAACCACACCGGTGGCATATCAACAGTTGATCTGCGCCGCCTGCGGAATCAAGTACACTTCCCTGGACAACCTGCGAGCCCATCAGAACTACTATTGCCCCAagggaggagcagctgctgcccccgCCGCGACCCCCACGGATCCCGGTCAGCTGGCCTTGCCAAAGGAGAAGTGCGGAAAGTGCAAGACATTGCATGAAATTGGTCTGCCTTGTCCACCACCCATTGCGAATCCTCTCGCAGCGCCGACAGCCAGTGCGCAACCCGCCTCCAATAGTCTGAACAAGTGTCCTGTTTGCGGGGTAGTGAGTCCCACAGCAGCACTGGCCAAGAAACACATGGAGATGCACGGAACAGTAAAGGCCTACCGCTGCAGCATCTGCCAGTACAAGGGAAACACTCTTCGCGGCATGCGCACCCACATTCGAACCCATTTCGACAAGAAGACCAGCGACGTGAACGAGGAGCTATACATGACCTGCATCTTTGAAGAGGATGTTAGCGCGCTGAGTCAGGAGCTGGTTCCTCCAACAGGGACATCTACCACAACTGGACACGATTCCATGGATCATCCCTCGCAGATGTTCAACTGTGATTACTGCAACTATGTCTCCACCTACAAGGGCAATGTG CTGCGCCACATGAAGCTGATGCATCCCCATGTGGCCATCAACTCTCCCTCCATTTCCCCCGACACCAGAGATCAAGATGTGACTTCCAACCCCACTACCAACCAACACTCGAATTCCGATGGATCCAACGGTGAAGCAGCCAG CTTCCACATTAAATCGGAGCCTCTGGATCCACCGCCGACTGTGAATCTGGTGCACGAGAACAACAACTCGCCAATCGCCACGCCACATATTAAGGCTGAGCCAATCGAAGTCGGAGCGGATGCTGCGCCCGGCGGGCTGGTTCCGCCGATGACTTCTCCGCTgggaaacagcagcagcgtggctgccgcagcagctgccgccgccgaggTGATGAAGAAGTACTGCTCAACCTGTGACATATCCTTCAATTACGTGAAGACCTACCTGGCCCACAAGCAGTTCTACTGCAAAAACAAGCCCATTCGCCCCGAGGCCAGCGACAGCCCCAGTCCGAATCATCTGGGCGGAGGCGTTGCCGTGGGCCTGGGCATTGGCGGCCTGGTCGGCGGACACGGCCAGCAGAAGAACAAGGAAAACCTGCAGGAGGCGGCCATTTGA